Proteins co-encoded in one alpha proteobacterium HIMB5 genomic window:
- a CDS encoding iron-sulfur protein with 2Fe-2S cluster,iron-sulfur protein with 2Fe-2S cluster (PFAM: 2Fe-2S iron-sulfur cluster binding domain; [2Fe-2S] binding domain) yields MTKVTLEVNGKKVTKEVPDHTLLSVFLRDNLNLTGTHVGCDTSQCGACVVHVDGKSIKSCSTLAADIDGSKVTTIEGLAKDGKMHPMQEAFKKTHGLQCGYCTPGMVMSAVDLLQTKKNPSEQEIREWLEGNICRCTGYQNIVAAVKEASTKM; encoded by the coding sequence ATGACTAAAGTAACTTTAGAAGTTAATGGCAAAAAGGTAACTAAAGAAGTACCAGACCATACGCTTTTATCAGTGTTTTTAAGAGATAATCTAAATTTAACAGGAACACACGTTGGCTGTGATACAAGTCAATGTGGAGCTTGTGTTGTTCATGTAGATGGAAAATCTATAAAAAGTTGTTCAACATTAGCAGCAGATATTGATGGTTCAAAAGTAACTACAATAGAAGGTTTAGCTAAGGATGGTAAAATGCATCCAATGCAAGAAGCATTTAAAAAAACTCATGGATTACAATGTGGATACTGCACACCAGGAATGGTTATGAGCGCAGTAGATTTGTTACAGACAAAGAAAAATCCAAGTGAACAAGAAATTAGAGAGTGGTTAGAAGGTAACATATGCAGATGCACAGGTTATCAAAATATTGTTGCTGCAGTTAAAGAAGCATCAACAAAAATGTAA
- a CDS encoding molybdpterin-binding protein similar to aldehyde/xanthine oxidoreductase (PFAM: Molybdopterin-binding domain of aldehyde dehydrogenase; Aldehyde oxidase and xanthine dehydrogenase, a/b hammerhead domain~TIGRFAM: carbon-monoxide dehydrogenase, large subunit), producing the protein MPSLVGSRVERKEDKRFLTGKGRYTADINIANQTYAVFVRSPHARAKIKKVDTSKALKSSGVVSVLTGKEIAEDKIGGLIAGWAIRSEDGSEMKVPANPPLAGEVANFVGEPVAVVFAETLDEAKAGAEKVEVDYKVLKAVVDPAETMNSEAIHDGIDKNLCYDWLLGDRKAVDEAFAKADKIIKVDLINNRLVPNAMEPRACVVDYNTASEEITLYTTSQNPHLSRLVMSAFGGVAPENKLRVVAPDVGGGFGSKINVYNEEIVCSWASKKIERPIKWVAERTESFLTDTHGRDHVTHAELAVTNDGKFLGFKNETIANLGAYARVFGTVTPTYLFGPCATGVYVIPAAYSNVKAVYTNTAPVDAYRGAGRPEATYTIERLVEKAAMELGIDKIELRKRNFPTEFPFKQTLVHTVDSGDYVAGIEKAKEMADYAGFEARRKQSEANGKLRGIGVSSYFEACGIAPSAAVMSLGCGVGLWESAEVRFNPTGQVSVFTGSHSHGQSHDTTFAQIAADELGVPIENIDLVHGDTDKSTFGMGTYGSRSLAVGGIAIVNACKKIVAKGKRVAAKMLEVSEDEIEFKDGEFIALKSNKKKTIGEIAFACYVPGQRDEMKSPIPEGDEPGLIESAFYDPPNFSFPAGSHICEVEIDPTTGNVKVEKYTAVDDFGRIVNPNIVEGQVHGGLAQGIGQALYENTKYDETGQLVTASYMDYTMPRADNFPEFNLGFTCTHATSNPLGVKGCGEAGAIASPPTVMNAVIDALGGQEITMPATPEKVWKACKALKKSNSKAA; encoded by the coding sequence ATGCCAAGTTTAGTAGGATCAAGAGTTGAAAGAAAAGAGGATAAAAGATTTTTAACAGGAAAAGGAAGATACACAGCTGATATAAATATAGCTAATCAAACTTACGCTGTGTTTGTTAGATCTCCTCATGCAAGAGCAAAAATAAAAAAAGTAGATACATCAAAGGCATTAAAGTCTTCTGGTGTTGTATCTGTATTAACAGGAAAAGAAATTGCAGAAGATAAAATTGGAGGACTAATAGCAGGTTGGGCAATTAGAAGTGAAGATGGTTCAGAAATGAAAGTGCCTGCAAATCCACCATTAGCAGGTGAAGTTGCAAACTTTGTTGGTGAGCCTGTTGCAGTAGTTTTTGCTGAAACTTTAGATGAAGCAAAAGCAGGTGCAGAAAAAGTTGAAGTTGATTACAAAGTTTTAAAAGCAGTTGTAGATCCAGCTGAAACAATGAACAGCGAAGCTATCCATGATGGAATAGACAAAAATCTTTGTTATGATTGGTTGTTAGGAGACAGAAAAGCTGTTGATGAAGCTTTTGCAAAAGCTGACAAAATTATCAAAGTTGATTTAATTAATAATAGATTAGTTCCAAATGCAATGGAGCCAAGAGCTTGTGTTGTTGATTACAATACAGCATCTGAGGAAATAACTTTATATACGACAAGTCAAAACCCTCATCTATCAAGATTAGTAATGTCTGCATTTGGTGGTGTTGCTCCAGAAAATAAATTAAGAGTAGTTGCACCAGATGTTGGAGGTGGATTTGGTTCTAAAATTAATGTTTACAATGAAGAAATAGTTTGTAGTTGGGCATCTAAAAAAATTGAAAGACCAATTAAATGGGTTGCAGAACGAACTGAGTCTTTCTTAACTGATACACATGGAAGAGACCACGTAACTCATGCTGAACTTGCTGTAACAAATGACGGTAAGTTTTTAGGTTTTAAAAATGAAACTATTGCAAACCTAGGTGCATATGCAAGAGTGTTTGGAACAGTAACTCCAACATATTTGTTTGGACCTTGTGCAACAGGTGTATACGTAATTCCAGCTGCATACTCAAATGTAAAAGCAGTTTATACAAACACAGCACCAGTTGATGCATATAGAGGTGCTGGAAGACCAGAAGCAACTTACACTATCGAGAGATTAGTAGAAAAAGCTGCAATGGAACTTGGAATTGATAAAATTGAGTTGAGAAAAAGAAACTTCCCAACTGAGTTTCCATTTAAACAAACATTAGTTCATACTGTAGACTCTGGTGATTATGTTGCAGGTATTGAAAAAGCAAAAGAGATGGCAGATTACGCTGGCTTTGAAGCAAGAAGAAAACAATCTGAAGCTAACGGTAAGTTAAGAGGTATTGGTGTTTCTTCTTATTTTGAAGCTTGTGGTATTGCGCCTTCAGCAGCAGTAATGTCACTTGGATGTGGAGTAGGTTTATGGGAATCTGCAGAAGTAAGATTTAATCCTACAGGTCAAGTTTCTGTATTTACAGGTTCACACAGTCATGGACAAAGTCATGACACTACATTTGCTCAAATTGCAGCAGATGAATTAGGTGTACCAATTGAAAATATTGATCTAGTTCACGGTGATACAGATAAGAGTACATTTGGTATGGGTACTTATGGTTCAAGATCACTTGCAGTAGGTGGTATTGCAATTGTAAATGCTTGTAAAAAGATAGTTGCAAAAGGTAAGAGAGTTGCAGCTAAAATGCTTGAAGTCAGTGAAGACGAGATCGAGTTTAAAGATGGAGAGTTTATTGCTCTTAAATCTAACAAAAAGAAAACTATTGGTGAGATAGCCTTTGCTTGTTACGTTCCAGGTCAAAGAGATGAAATGAAATCCCCAATTCCTGAAGGAGATGAGCCAGGTTTAATTGAGTCTGCATTTTATGACCCACCAAACTTTTCTTTTCCAGCAGGTTCACACATTTGTGAAGTAGAAATAGATCCTACAACTGGAAATGTGAAAGTTGAGAAATATACTGCAGTTGATGATTTTGGAAGAATAGTAAATCCAAATATCGTTGAAGGACAAGTTCATGGTGGATTAGCACAAGGAATTGGTCAAGCTTTGTATGAAAATACTAAGTACGATGAAACTGGTCAATTAGTGACAGCATCTTACATGGATTATACAATGCCTAGAGCTGATAACTTTCCAGAGTTTAATCTTGGATTTACTTGTACACACGCAACATCAAATCCTTTAGGAGTAAAAGGATGTGGAGAAGCAGGAGCTATTGCTTCACCTCCAACTGTAATGAATGCAGTTATTGATGCATTGGGTGGCCAAGAAATTACAATGCCAGCTACACCTGAAAAAGTTTGGAAGGCTTGTAAGGCTCTTAAAAAATCTAACTCTAAAGCAGCTTAA
- a CDS encoding FAD-binding protein similar to molybdopterin dehydrogenase (PFAM: FAD binding domain in molybdopterin dehydrogenase): MKSFNYHAPKDVKEASKLASSNSAFLAGGMTSIPSMKLGLATYKDVIDIKKISKLSGIKVSAKTVKIGATTKHADVASSKDVKKAIPALAKLAGNIGDAQVRNRGTIGGSISNNDPSACYPSACMALNAVIHTNERKIEASKFFKGMFETALKKGEIVEAVEFAIPEKADYQKHPNPASRYAIVGVFVAKHKDGVNVAVTGAKSCVYIDKDLSGKLSSDFSSGAIEGMELDDSEMNSDMHASSEYRANLVSLYAKKAVEAC; the protein is encoded by the coding sequence ATGAAATCATTTAATTATCATGCACCTAAAGATGTAAAAGAAGCATCTAAGCTTGCATCTTCTAATTCTGCTTTTTTAGCTGGGGGAATGACTTCAATTCCATCAATGAAGTTAGGATTAGCAACTTACAAAGATGTAATCGATATAAAGAAAATAAGTAAACTTTCTGGTATCAAAGTAAGTGCTAAGACAGTAAAAATTGGTGCTACTACTAAGCATGCAGATGTTGCTTCATCAAAAGATGTTAAAAAAGCAATTCCTGCTTTAGCAAAACTTGCTGGTAATATTGGTGATGCACAAGTAAGGAATAGAGGAACAATTGGTGGTTCTATATCTAACAATGATCCATCAGCTTGCTATCCATCAGCTTGCATGGCTTTAAATGCAGTTATTCATACTAATGAAAGAAAAATTGAAGCAAGTAAATTTTTCAAAGGCATGTTCGAAACTGCTTTAAAAAAAGGTGAAATAGTTGAGGCAGTAGAGTTTGCTATTCCAGAAAAAGCTGATTATCAAAAACATCCTAATCCTGCATCAAGATATGCAATAGTGGGTGTGTTTGTTGCTAAACATAAAGATGGAGTTAACGTAGCTGTAACAGGTGCGAAATCTTGTGTTTACATTGATAAAGACTTATCAGGAAAACTTTCGTCAGACTTTTCATCAGGTGCTATTGAAGGAATGGAACTTGATGATAGTGAAATGAATTCTGATATGCATGCGTCATCTGAATACAGAGCAAACCTAGTTTCATTATACGCTAAAAAAGCTGTTGAAGCTTGCTAG
- a CDS encoding molybdenum cofactor insertion protein, XdhC/CoxI family (PFAM: XdhC and CoxI family) → MKNSFDEKILEEANDWINANQKVVLATVIQTWGSSPRPTGSRMIINEKGDFSGSVSGGCVESAVVRESMSLIKDNKPFKKLEFKVSNESAWEIGLACGGEIAVYLEQFN, encoded by the coding sequence ATGAAAAATTCATTTGATGAAAAAATACTAGAAGAAGCAAATGATTGGATTAATGCCAATCAGAAAGTTGTATTAGCTACAGTTATCCAAACTTGGGGATCATCTCCAAGACCTACTGGAAGCAGAATGATCATAAATGAGAAAGGTGATTTTTCAGGTTCAGTTTCTGGTGGATGCGTAGAGTCTGCGGTCGTAAGAGAGTCTATGTCTTTGATAAAAGACAATAAACCATTCAAAAAATTAGAGTTTAAGGTTTCAAATGAAAGTGCTTGGGAGATTGGTCTAGCTTGTGGTGGTGAAATTGCTGTTTATCTTGAGCAGTTTAATTAA
- a CDS encoding putative sulfurylase large subunit, molybdopterin cytosine dinucleotide biosynthesis, giving the protein MKQEILKNIIELKRQKKEFAIVTNLENGNSTILQNDNDLDNDFIDHKDQIMNFYKSKNNGVIDGTNIFVESYVRPIKVVIVGAVHIAQYLVDFAKSLNFEISIIDPRGYFASEKRFPNMKIINKWPDEAFEELDTNENTALIALTHDPKIDDPALQYGLKNKFYYIGALGSKKTHANRCERLKEAGFTEEQIDSIHGPIGIKLGGKSAPEIALSIIAQLVSETYKK; this is encoded by the coding sequence ATGAAACAAGAAATCTTAAAAAATATTATTGAGCTTAAAAGACAAAAAAAAGAATTTGCTATAGTTACAAATTTAGAAAATGGTAACTCAACAATTCTTCAAAATGATAATGATTTAGATAATGATTTTATTGATCATAAAGATCAAATAATGAATTTCTATAAATCAAAAAACAATGGTGTAATTGATGGAACAAATATTTTTGTTGAATCATATGTTAGACCAATAAAAGTTGTGATTGTTGGAGCTGTACATATCGCACAATATTTAGTTGATTTTGCAAAAAGTTTAAATTTTGAAATTTCTATCATAGATCCAAGAGGATACTTTGCGTCTGAAAAAAGATTCCCCAATATGAAAATAATTAATAAATGGCCAGATGAAGCTTTTGAAGAATTAGATACAAACGAAAATACAGCACTAATTGCTTTAACACACGATCCAAAAATAGATGATCCAGCATTACAATATGGATTGAAAAATAAATTTTATTACATTGGTGCATTAGGAAGTAAAAAAACACACGCAAATAGATGTGAAAGATTGAAAGAAGCTGGATTTACTGAAGAGCAAATAGATTCAATACATGGACCAATAGGAATTAAACTTGGAGGTAAATCTGCACCTGAAATTGCTTTATCTATAATCGCTCAACTTGTCTCTGAAACTTACAAGAAATGA